A genome region from Chloroflexota bacterium includes the following:
- a CDS encoding biotin--[acetyl-CoA-carboxylase] ligase, translated as MLNSQDIKASIQNRLNTKFVGRQLYYYHRLATTMKTAKELVREGTAEGTVVIAGTQTAGKGRIGRTWLSPEGSLAMSVILKPSLDNLPQLVMIASLAVVKAIKKVAGLETQIKWPNDVLIKGKKVCGILIENEVKGGRVNFAIIGMGINVNFDPLVFPEIAGIATSLSHELGTGISKVELTSTLLSELERLYLEAQAGAPVYREWQENMETLGRWIQVKTGETVEQGKAETVTEHGNLILRRADGSLTEIVAGDVTILKE; from the coding sequence ATGCTAAATAGCCAAGACATAAAAGCCTCAATCCAAAATCGCTTAAACACTAAATTTGTGGGCAGGCAGCTATATTATTACCACCGACTGGCCACAACCATGAAGACGGCCAAAGAGCTAGTTAGAGAAGGAACAGCTGAGGGGACTGTGGTCATCGCCGGCACGCAGACAGCAGGTAAAGGCCGGATTGGTAGGACATGGCTATCACCTGAGGGCAGTCTGGCTATGTCGGTTATTCTCAAGCCTTCTCTTGATAACCTGCCACAACTTGTCATGATAGCTTCTCTGGCTGTGGTCAAAGCTATCAAAAAAGTTGCTGGCCTTGAGACACAGATCAAATGGCCCAACGATGTCCTGATTAAAGGCAAAAAGGTCTGCGGCATCCTGATAGAAAACGAGGTCAAGGGGGGCAGGGTAAATTTTGCCATTATCGGCATGGGAATAAATGTCAATTTCGACCCCCTGGTTTTCCCCGAAATTGCCGGGATAGCTACCAGTCTGTCGCATGAGCTAGGAACAGGAATATCAAAGGTTGAACTTACCAGCACACTGTTATCTGAATTGGAACGGTTATATTTGGAAGCTCAAGCTGGAGCACCTGTATACAGAGAATGGCAGGAAAACATGGAGACATTGGGCAGGTGGATACAGGTTAAAACTGGGGAGACAGTGGAACAAGGCAAAGCTGAAACAGTCACCGAACACGGCAATCTCATCCTGCGCCGTGCTGACGGTAGCCTCACCGAAATCGTGGCCGGAGATGTAACGATACTAAAAGAATAG
- a CDS encoding NAD-dependent deacylase, with the protein MDYLVDKVAALIVEADRVVVFTGAGVSTESGIPDFRSPGGIWSRFDPDDFTIQKFMSSEKTRRMQWQMMAEGSLLKDADPNQAHHAVAELEKLGKLTCVITQNIDNLHQKAGNSQDKVFELHGNMKWIRCMSCDNRLPIEDILQRLTKEEIPDCHLCHGILKPDAVFFGEALPQKTLNDAIHYSRNCDLFIVIGSTLVVYPAAYMPTYAVESGAKLVIINLTSTPMDSKATACINSKAGEVMVKIVERVRSQLSS; encoded by the coding sequence CTGGATTATCTAGTTGATAAAGTTGCTGCCTTGATTGTGGAGGCGGACAGAGTTGTTGTCTTCACCGGAGCCGGTGTTAGCACGGAGTCGGGAATACCCGACTTCCGCAGCCCTGGCGGAATCTGGAGCAGGTTTGACCCCGATGACTTTACAATCCAGAAGTTCATGAGCAGTGAGAAGACTCGGAGGATGCAGTGGCAGATGATGGCTGAGGGTAGCCTTCTGAAAGACGCTGACCCGAATCAAGCTCATCATGCTGTTGCTGAACTCGAAAAACTTGGCAAGTTAACCTGTGTCATAACTCAAAATATCGATAACCTGCATCAAAAGGCAGGAAATTCTCAAGACAAGGTCTTTGAGCTACACGGTAATATGAAATGGATTAGATGTATGAGCTGTGATAATCGCTTGCCTATTGAGGACATTCTCCAGAGGTTAACGAAGGAAGAAATACCCGATTGTCATCTATGCCATGGCATTTTGAAGCCGGATGCCGTTTTCTTTGGCGAGGCATTGCCGCAGAAGACATTAAACGATGCCATTCACTATTCCCGTAATTGTGACCTTTTTATTGTCATTGGCTCCACCCTTGTTGTTTATCCGGCAGCTTATATGCCTACGTATGCTGTGGAGTCTGGAGCTAAGCTGGTCATTATTAACCTCACCTCCACACCCATGGATTCGAAGGCTACGGCATGCATTAACAGCAAGGCTGGGGAGGTGATGGTCAAGATTGTGGAGAGGGTAAGAAGTCAATTATCATCTTGA